TCGACAGGGGAGGAAACGAGAAGGACAGATTTTCGGCCAGATCCGCGATCAGGCCGATCTCACCTCCGGAAACCGTGATGAGACCAACACGGTCCCCCTTGGGCAGGCTCTTCCTGCAACGAACAAAGGCCTCTGCTGTTTCGAGCAACTGGTCGAGATCATCCACCCGGATCACTCCGAGTTTCCTGAAAAGAGCATCATGGACCTCGTCGGACCCGGTCAGGGCACCTGTATGGGTGACGGCCGTCTTTTGCGCGAGTCCTGAACGGCCCACCTTCACGACGACCAGAGGCTTGTTCATATCCGCGGCCCTTCTGCAAGCCCGAACGAACGCCTCAGGGCGGCGTATTCCCTCGAGAAAGGCGATGATCACCTCGGTATTCTCGTCGTCCAGGAAATACTCCAGGTAGTCGGTCGTGTCCAATACCGCCTCGTTACCGCTTGATATCAGCGTACTGAAACCGATCCCCCTGTTGCTGTTGGCAAGGGCAAGGATGACAGATCCACTCTGGGCCACCGCACCCACCTTTCCCTTTTCAAGGGTCGGCGACAGGGGGGCGCTGAACGTTCCAACCCGACCATAGAGGTTGGCGTATCCGACACAATTGGGTCCACAAAAGAGGATATCGTTCTCGAGACACACCTCTGTCAATCGCTCCTGCAGGCGGGCTCCTTCGGGGCCGGCTTCCGCAAACCCGCTCGCAAAGGCCCAGGCCCCCCGCACGCCCCGCAGAGCCGCCTGCTCGATGACCGGGATGACCCGTTCGTGCCCGAGGACAACGGCGACGCAATCGATCTTCTCATCAGGCGGAACAGAGGCGAGGGAAGGATAGCAGACGAGGCCCATCACGGCTGAATATCTCGGGTTGATCGGTATGATCCTTCCTTCAAACCCAAGGCTTCGAAGATTCTCGATCACGAGGGAACCCGCACCGATCTTCTCTGAAGCCCCCACCACGGCGATGGACCGTGGATTTAGGAGCGGCCCGAGATCTTTTCTCGATTCTCTTTCCAAACTCTTCCCCCTGGCCATGAAAATATAAAGTATACACTGTTCCGCTGATGATTTCCAGGTTTGACTTTGCGACGAAAGGCACCATGGAAAACCCCTGCCGTACGGCTCTGCTCCAGACCATCCCCGGCTTCCTTCTCACCGGGTTTTCGACCTCCCAGGGAGTCAGACGGCGGGAGGATCGGGACCAGGCTCGAGGAAACCGGGCCGAAGCATTGACGGAGCCGGCCCTGTGGTGGTATGGATTGGAACATGAGAGGAAGGGTAGTCGATGTCATCGTCGTCGGCGCCGGACCCTCGGGATCGACTGCAGCCAGACAGTGCGCCCTTCGAGGGTTAGACACTCTTCTGGTCGAAAAAGAGCGGTTTCCCCGATACAAGCCATGCGCGGGAGGGGTCACCCGTTGGGCCCTCTCAGGGCTCGACTTCGAACTGCCCCAGGAGTTGGTCGAGCTCGAATGGCATGGGGGGCGCGTCTTTTTCCAAGACCACTTCGCCGAGGCATACAAACCCTCGCCTGTGGGAATCCTGGTATCCCGGTCCTCCTTCGATGATCTTCTCCTCGAACGGGCAAAGCAGGCAGGAGCCAGCGTCTTGCTCGCCACCAAGGCGACCGGGTTCGACGTGAGGCCCGGCCACGTGGAAGTGGCTACCAGCGGGGGATCCTTCCGGGGAAAGTACCTTGTAATCGCAGAGGGAGCAATGGGGAAGCTGGCAAGGAGAGTCCGAGGCCCTTACCGGCGCAACGAGGTTGCCGTGACTGCCGTCACGGAGATCAGGAGCTCTCATGATGAGATCCAAAAGCTTACCCAGGGAAAGATCCACATCCACTTCGGTGTGTCGCGCCGGGGGTATGGATGGATTTTCCCCCACAGGGGATACCTTTCGGTGGGAATCGGCGGCATACACGGCCGGGCGACAAACCCGATCCATCTGCTCAAACACTTCCTGACGGAACAGGGTCTTGAAAGGGCGGAGAGGATCCGGGGACATCTCGTCCCCCTCGGAGGGTTCCGGAGGA
This portion of the Deltaproteobacteria bacterium genome encodes:
- a CDS encoding geranylgeranyl reductase family protein → MRGRVVDVIVVGAGPSGSTAARQCALRGLDTLLVEKERFPRYKPCAGGVTRWALSGLDFELPQELVELEWHGGRVFFQDHFAEAYKPSPVGILVSRSSFDDLLLERAKQAGASVLLATKATGFDVRPGHVEVATSGGSFRGKYLVIAEGAMGKLARRVRGPYRRNEVAVTAVTEIRSSHDEIQKLTQGKIHIHFGVSRRGYGWIFPHRGYLSVGIGGIHGRATNPIHLLKHFLTEQGLERAERIRGHLVPLGGFRRRVTGDRVLLVGDAAGFVDAFAGEGIGYAILSGKLAAETIHDTLNGTPGSTPDLAAFRDRCEARFGARLRQAYYLSRTVHSLPGVFLKTLATQRETINRLLDVAMWEISYGEFLIWLLARMPRYLL